One Actinoplanes missouriensis 431 DNA segment encodes these proteins:
- a CDS encoding LysR family transcriptional regulator: MSDRVSLDLLHTFLTVHRSGTLTRAAEVLGLSQPTVTAQMRSLEAQLGQSLFVRGARGVTPTPAADDLARRLDGPLDALAGVAGSLGAEPERTLHLGGPAELMTARVLPALAGVIAAGVSVRAQLGLADDLLADLSAGRLDMVVSAIRPRRAGLHAEPLCDEEFVLVGASQETDKSRLMSYAEDMPIVRRWWRHVLGAPPPRRAVLVVPDLRALRAAAIAGIGATVLPRYLIAEDLRTGALVDLHPTDDPPINTLYLATRSAVHDAPHVAAARKALLEQGRLW; encoded by the coding sequence GTGTCCGACCGCGTTTCGCTCGACCTGCTGCACACCTTCCTGACCGTCCACCGGTCCGGGACGCTGACTCGCGCCGCCGAGGTGCTCGGGCTCTCCCAGCCCACCGTGACGGCGCAGATGCGCAGCCTGGAGGCGCAGCTCGGGCAGTCGCTGTTCGTCCGGGGCGCCCGCGGCGTGACGCCGACGCCGGCCGCCGACGATCTGGCGCGCCGGCTGGACGGGCCGCTGGACGCGCTCGCCGGGGTGGCCGGATCGCTGGGCGCCGAGCCGGAGCGCACCCTGCATCTGGGCGGACCGGCCGAGCTGATGACGGCCCGGGTGCTGCCCGCCCTGGCCGGGGTGATCGCCGCCGGGGTGAGCGTGCGGGCGCAGCTCGGCCTCGCCGACGACCTGCTCGCCGACCTGTCGGCCGGCCGGCTGGACATGGTGGTCAGCGCCATCCGGCCACGCCGCGCCGGGCTGCACGCGGAGCCGCTCTGCGACGAGGAGTTCGTGCTGGTCGGCGCATCCCAGGAGACCGACAAATCACGTTTGATGTCATATGCCGAGGATATGCCTATTGTTCGCCGCTGGTGGCGTCACGTGCTCGGCGCCCCGCCGCCGAGACGGGCCGTCCTCGTGGTGCCGGACCTGCGGGCGCTGCGGGCGGCAGCCATCGCCGGGATCGGGGCCACCGTGCTGCCCCGCTACCTGATCGCCGAGGACCTGCGGACCGGCGCCCTGGTCGACCTGCATCCCACCGACGACCCGCCGATCAACACGCTCTACCTGGCGACCCGCTCCGCCGTGCACGACGCGCCGCACGTGGCGGCCGCCCGGAAGGCGTTACTTGAGCAGGGGCGACTTTGGTGA
- a CDS encoding N-formylglutamate amidohydrolase, which yields MSYEIIPGDPASPVILHVPHASRELIDSGLLLGPAEVAEELDHLTDAYTDVIASRAAGAAARRPWTLVNRLSRLVVDPERFPGDEEEMLASGMGPVYTHGHAGRRLRDADPVRDAALLTSHFLPYAEAMTTLVTRRMTATGRAVIIDVHSYATEPLPYELHGDGPRPPVCLGTDEAHTPDWLRDAAATVFPETGVNSPFAGCYVPLDYWGRDRAVSALMIEIRRDQYMREPGGEPGPGLDRLARSLAALVDAIP from the coding sequence ATGAGCTACGAGATCATTCCCGGTGACCCGGCATCCCCGGTGATCCTGCACGTCCCGCACGCCTCCCGTGAGCTGATCGATTCCGGTCTGCTGCTCGGCCCGGCCGAGGTCGCCGAGGAGCTGGACCACCTCACCGACGCTTACACCGACGTGATCGCCTCCCGCGCCGCCGGCGCGGCCGCCCGCCGCCCCTGGACGCTCGTCAACCGGCTGTCCCGGCTGGTCGTCGACCCGGAACGGTTCCCCGGCGACGAGGAGGAGATGCTCGCCTCCGGCATGGGGCCGGTCTACACCCACGGCCATGCCGGGCGACGCCTGCGTGACGCTGATCCGGTCCGCGACGCGGCACTGCTGACGAGCCATTTCCTTCCGTACGCCGAAGCGATGACCACCCTGGTCACCCGGCGGATGACCGCAACCGGACGTGCCGTGATCATCGACGTGCACTCGTACGCGACCGAGCCGCTGCCCTACGAGCTGCACGGCGACGGCCCGCGCCCGCCGGTCTGCCTCGGCACCGACGAGGCGCACACCCCGGACTGGCTGCGCGACGCCGCCGCCACGGTGTTCCCGGAGACCGGCGTGAACAGCCCGTTCGCCGGCTGCTACGTCCCGCTGGACTACTGGGGCCGGGACCGCGCGGTCTCCGCCCTGATGATCGAGATCCGCCGTGATCAGTACATGCGGGAACCCGGCGGCGAACCCGGCCCCGGCCTGGACCGGCTCGCCCGCTCGCTCGCCGCGCTCGTCGATGCGATCCCCTGA
- a CDS encoding protealysin inhibitor emfourin, translated as MTEPVRAELRRSGGYAGRSLHVVMDSPTLPEPEARRLTQLVRCLDLTRLAAKIMAPCAADLVRYDLAIQCGGRHWRGTVAEPTVPPELRPLLRYLTQAAMIRR; from the coding sequence GTGACCGAACCCGTGCGCGCCGAGCTACGACGATCGGGCGGTTACGCCGGTCGATCCCTGCACGTCGTGATGGACTCCCCCACCCTGCCCGAGCCCGAAGCCCGCCGACTGACCCAGCTCGTCCGCTGCCTCGACCTGACCCGCCTGGCTGCCAAGATCATGGCACCGTGCGCCGCCGACCTGGTCCGTTACGACCTGGCCATCCAGTGCGGCGGACGGCATTGGCGGGGCACGGTCGCCGAGCCGACCGTGCCACCCGAGCTACGCCCACTCCTGCGATACCTCACCCAGGCCGCGATGATCAGACGCTAG
- a CDS encoding response regulator transcription factor produces the protein MPQSSTTTITFSDAHAAGAWRVEDWAAALEPPTVLVVEDDEEIRERIAEELRAAGYRALVTDNGLTAMSMAVNERPHLIVLDVTTRKLNGIGFCYELHSSPETAQIPVIICGSGAPSDMELGRVVGAEGYLIKPVAPAELVERVTHLIPVTA, from the coding sequence ATGCCGCAGTCATCCACCACCACGATCACGTTCAGCGACGCCCACGCGGCCGGCGCCTGGCGGGTGGAGGACTGGGCCGCTGCGCTGGAGCCGCCGACGGTGCTGGTCGTCGAGGACGACGAGGAGATCCGCGAGCGGATCGCCGAGGAGCTGCGGGCCGCCGGCTACCGCGCCCTCGTCACCGACAACGGGCTGACCGCGATGTCGATGGCGGTCAACGAGCGGCCGCACCTGATCGTCCTGGACGTGACGACCCGCAAGCTGAACGGCATCGGCTTCTGCTACGAGCTGCACTCGTCCCCTGAGACCGCCCAGATCCCCGTGATCATCTGCGGCTCCGGCGCGCCGTCCGACATGGAGCTCGGGCGCGTCGTCGGCGCCGAGGGCTACCTGATCAAGCCGGTCGCGCCCGCCGAGCTGGTCGAGCGCGTCACCCACCTGATCCCCGTCACTGCCTGA
- a CDS encoding type 1 glutamine amidotransferase domain-containing protein: protein MTSTRKILIALTSHGDLAGVRPTGYYLAEAAHPWHVFKQAGYTVDFASVAGGKPPVDGEDLTDPIQKAFTEDAEVTAKVGATPRFADVNQADYDAILFAGGHGAMFDFPNDPDLAALARELYERGGVVSAVCHGPAALAGITLSDGSPIVAGKNIAAFTNSEEAAVGLTDVVPFLLQTTLEKQGGKHTGAEDWQPHVVTDGRLVTGQNPASSTGVAEAVLKVLES from the coding sequence ATGACTTCGACGCGCAAGATTCTCATCGCACTGACCAGCCACGGCGATCTGGCCGGAGTCCGGCCGACCGGTTACTACCTGGCCGAGGCCGCCCACCCGTGGCACGTGTTCAAGCAGGCCGGCTACACGGTCGACTTCGCCAGCGTCGCGGGCGGCAAGCCGCCGGTCGACGGCGAGGACCTGACCGACCCGATCCAGAAGGCGTTCACCGAGGACGCCGAGGTCACGGCGAAGGTCGGCGCCACCCCGCGGTTCGCCGACGTGAACCAGGCCGACTACGACGCGATCCTGTTCGCCGGCGGTCACGGCGCCATGTTCGACTTCCCGAACGACCCGGACCTGGCGGCGCTCGCCCGGGAGCTCTACGAGCGCGGCGGCGTGGTCTCCGCGGTCTGCCACGGCCCGGCCGCACTGGCCGGCATCACGCTCTCCGACGGCTCGCCGATCGTGGCCGGCAAAAACATCGCCGCGTTCACGAACTCCGAGGAGGCCGCCGTCGGTCTGACCGATGTGGTCCCGTTCCTGCTGCAGACCACCCTGGAGAAGCAGGGCGGCAAGCACACCGGCGCCGAGGACTGGCAGCCGCACGTCGTCACCGACGGCCGCCTCGTCACCGGCCAGAACCCCGCCTCCTCGACCGGGGTGGCGGAAGCTGTCCTGAAGGTCCTCGAGAGCTAG
- a CDS encoding methyl-accepting chemotaxis protein, translating to MTVKRGLLERLLGDRSLLIKSTVAAVCVAVVALGVTLVALTRLSDLRDDLQKMKDQHVDSMEQIADMRGGLTEYFRSALKYSAGTNGNSADLKQAGLDGAADASTKIDEAVALYEQIATKSGATDRLTKLQAFSEAVVYHRGLSTVVIFGQAPPAGFTMPAADQILSAFNTSDETISTTMDDLQATEEADADAMAVHGTESYERARNVVLAGLVIGFVIAAFVGFGVMQLIKRQLATVSQALRAVADGDLTVPAEVRSRDELGQMAEATNRARDGLTTSVRKLTHGAQVLGDVTDRLRAITTRLDAESREAAEQANLVAGTAGEVSASVQSVAAGSDQMGASIREISQNANSAAQVASSAVGVAQTTNDTVAKLGTSSEEIGNVVKAITAIAEQTNLLALNATIEAARAGESGKGFAVVASEVKDLAQETARATEDIARRVEAIQADTASAVVAIQEISRIISEINDYQVTIASAVEEQTATTNEMSRSIGEAAHGSSNIAGSINAVASAAHATTSALGEAEASVSELTTVAGELREVVSAFRV from the coding sequence ATGACGGTGAAGCGCGGGCTGCTGGAGCGGCTGCTCGGTGACCGCAGCCTGCTGATCAAGAGCACGGTCGCCGCCGTCTGCGTCGCCGTGGTGGCCCTCGGCGTGACGCTGGTGGCGCTGACCCGGCTCTCCGACCTCCGCGACGACCTGCAGAAGATGAAGGACCAGCACGTCGACAGCATGGAGCAGATCGCCGACATGCGCGGCGGGCTCACCGAGTACTTCCGCAGCGCCCTGAAATACAGCGCCGGGACGAACGGCAACAGCGCCGATCTCAAACAGGCCGGGCTGGACGGCGCCGCGGACGCCTCCACCAAGATCGACGAAGCGGTGGCGCTCTACGAGCAGATCGCTACGAAGTCCGGCGCCACCGACCGGCTGACCAAGCTCCAGGCGTTCTCCGAGGCGGTCGTCTACCACCGCGGGCTGAGCACCGTCGTCATCTTCGGGCAGGCGCCGCCGGCCGGCTTCACGATGCCCGCCGCCGACCAGATCCTCTCCGCGTTCAACACCTCGGACGAGACGATCAGCACCACCATGGACGACCTCCAGGCGACCGAGGAGGCCGACGCCGACGCGATGGCCGTGCACGGCACCGAGTCGTACGAGCGGGCGCGCAACGTCGTGCTGGCCGGACTGGTGATCGGCTTCGTCATCGCGGCGTTCGTCGGCTTCGGCGTGATGCAGCTGATCAAGCGGCAGCTGGCCACGGTCTCCCAGGCGCTGCGCGCCGTGGCCGACGGCGACCTCACCGTGCCGGCCGAGGTCCGCTCCCGCGACGAGCTGGGCCAGATGGCCGAGGCCACCAACCGGGCCCGGGACGGCCTGACCACCAGCGTCCGCAAGCTCACCCACGGCGCTCAGGTCCTCGGCGACGTCACCGATCGGCTCCGGGCGATCACCACCCGTCTGGACGCCGAGTCGCGCGAGGCCGCCGAGCAGGCCAACCTGGTCGCCGGCACGGCCGGCGAGGTCTCCGCGAGCGTGCAATCGGTGGCCGCCGGCAGCGACCAGATGGGCGCCTCGATCCGGGAGATCTCGCAGAACGCCAACAGCGCCGCGCAGGTCGCCTCCAGCGCGGTCGGGGTGGCGCAGACGACGAACGACACGGTCGCCAAGCTGGGCACGTCGTCCGAGGAGATCGGCAACGTGGTCAAGGCGATCACCGCGATCGCCGAGCAGACCAACCTGCTGGCGCTCAACGCCACCATCGAGGCGGCCCGCGCCGGCGAGTCCGGCAAGGGCTTCGCGGTGGTCGCGTCCGAGGTCAAGGATTTGGCTCAGGAGACCGCCCGGGCCACCGAGGACATCGCCCGCCGGGTCGAGGCCATCCAGGCCGACACGGCGAGCGCGGTCGTCGCCATCCAGGAGATCTCCCGGATCATCTCCGAGATCAACGATTACCAGGTGACCATCGCGTCGGCCGTCGAGGAGCAGACCGCGACGACGAACGAGATGAGCCGCAGCATCGGCGAGGCGGCCCACGGCAGCTCCAACATCGCCGGCAGCATCAACGCGGTCGCCAGTGCCGCCCACGCCACGACCTCGGCCCTGGGCGAGGCCGAGGCGTCGGTGAGCGAACTGACCACCGTGGCCGGTGAGCTGCGCGAGGTCGTGTCGGCCTTCCGCGTCTAG
- a CDS encoding siderophore-interacting protein: MTQTAVPVTEAPPFRFFEVEVSRVVRLSPNFVRVTFTGADLDRFADNGFDQRIKLIPPLDDSGFRHLPDGLDWYTQWRCLPDEQRNPIRTYTARAVRRHLREVDVDMVLHGVSGPASRWAVNARPGSQARLMGPNADFTGVSGGIDFHPPVNTRRILLGGDETAVPAIAAILERLPADACGEAVLEVPEHGDRLEISAPAGFRVTWLSRDGAPHGSGLIPEIEAAAQRLLGDCTKPVRTDLEDIDVDNDILWEVPDGTETTIDGFYAWLAGEAAVIKTLRRHLVTGCGVDRRAVAFMGYWRLGKAEC; the protein is encoded by the coding sequence GTGACCCAGACCGCCGTGCCTGTCACCGAGGCGCCCCCGTTCCGATTCTTCGAGGTCGAGGTGAGCCGGGTGGTCCGGCTGAGCCCGAACTTCGTGCGGGTGACGTTCACCGGCGCGGACCTGGACCGGTTCGCCGACAACGGGTTCGACCAGCGGATCAAGCTGATCCCGCCGCTCGACGACTCCGGTTTCCGGCACCTGCCGGACGGCCTGGACTGGTACACGCAGTGGCGCTGCCTCCCCGACGAGCAGCGCAACCCGATCCGCACCTACACCGCTCGCGCCGTGCGCCGGCACCTGCGCGAGGTCGATGTGGACATGGTGCTGCACGGGGTGAGCGGCCCGGCGTCGCGGTGGGCGGTCAACGCCCGGCCCGGCTCGCAGGCCCGGCTGATGGGCCCGAACGCCGACTTCACCGGCGTCTCCGGCGGCATCGACTTCCACCCGCCGGTGAACACCCGGCGGATCCTGCTCGGCGGCGACGAGACCGCGGTGCCGGCGATCGCCGCGATCCTGGAGCGGCTGCCCGCCGACGCGTGCGGCGAGGCCGTGCTCGAGGTTCCGGAGCACGGCGACCGGCTGGAGATCAGCGCGCCGGCCGGCTTCCGGGTGACCTGGCTGTCGCGGGACGGCGCGCCGCACGGCAGCGGCCTGATCCCGGAGATCGAGGCGGCGGCCCAGCGGCTGCTCGGCGACTGCACGAAGCCGGTGCGGACCGACCTCGAGGACATCGACGTCGACAACGACATCCTGTGGGAGGTGCCGGACGGCACCGAGACCACGATTGACGGCTTCTACGCCTGGCTGGCCGGCGAGGCCGCGGTGATCAAGACGCTGCGCCGCCACCTGGTGACCGGCTGCGGTGTGGACCGGCGCGCGGTCGCGTTCATGGGTTACTGGCGTCTCGGCAAGGCGGAGTGCTGA
- the glnII gene encoding glutamine synthetase translates to MAVKAEYLWVDGTQPTAKLRSKTKILADGAEPPIWGFDGSSTNQAPGDKSDCVLQPVFVCPDPIRGGSNILVLCEVELIDGTPHPTNTRAPLRAVAEKFADQEAIFGIEQEYTFFKDGRPLGFPVGGGYPAPQGGYYCGVGADEVFGREIVEEHMDACLAAGLNLSGINAEVMPGQWEFQIGPVAAPQVADELWVARWLLYRIAEDHGVSATLDPKPVKGDWNGAGAHTNFSTKAMRENYDAIIAAAEALGKKRQEHVDGYGAGIDQRLTGLHETAPWTEYSYGVSDRGASVRIPWQVERDGKGYIEDRRPNANVDPYVVTRLLIDTICTELA, encoded by the coding sequence ATGGCTGTCAAGGCCGAGTACCTCTGGGTCGACGGAACCCAGCCCACCGCCAAGCTGCGCTCCAAGACCAAGATCCTGGCCGACGGCGCCGAGCCCCCGATCTGGGGCTTCGACGGCTCCAGCACCAACCAGGCGCCCGGCGACAAGTCGGACTGCGTGCTCCAGCCGGTCTTCGTGTGTCCGGACCCGATCCGCGGCGGCAGCAACATCCTGGTCCTGTGCGAGGTCGAGCTGATCGACGGCACCCCGCACCCGACCAACACCCGCGCCCCGCTGCGCGCGGTCGCCGAGAAGTTCGCCGACCAGGAGGCGATCTTCGGCATCGAGCAGGAGTACACCTTCTTCAAGGACGGCCGCCCGCTCGGCTTCCCGGTCGGCGGCGGCTACCCCGCCCCGCAGGGTGGCTACTACTGCGGCGTCGGCGCGGACGAGGTCTTCGGCCGTGAGATCGTCGAGGAGCACATGGACGCCTGCCTCGCCGCCGGCCTCAACCTCTCCGGCATCAACGCCGAGGTCATGCCGGGTCAGTGGGAGTTCCAGATCGGCCCGGTCGCCGCGCCGCAGGTCGCCGACGAACTCTGGGTCGCCCGCTGGCTGCTCTACCGCATCGCCGAGGACCACGGCGTCTCCGCCACCCTCGACCCGAAGCCGGTCAAGGGCGACTGGAACGGCGCCGGCGCGCACACCAACTTCTCCACCAAGGCGATGCGCGAGAACTACGACGCGATCATCGCGGCCGCCGAGGCCCTGGGCAAGAAGCGCCAGGAGCACGTCGACGGTTACGGCGCCGGCATCGACCAGCGCCTCACCGGTCTGCACGAGACCGCCCCGTGGACCGAGTACAGCTACGGCGTCTCCGACCGTGGCGCCTCGGTGCGCATCCCGTGGCAGGTCGAGCGGGACGGCAAGGGTTACATCGAGGACCGCCGCCCGAACGCCAACGTCGACCCGTACGTGGTCACCCGCCTGCTGATCGACACGATCTGCACCGAGCTGGCCTGA
- a CDS encoding ATP-binding cassette domain-containing protein, translating to MSTETHVADSHDLIRVQGARVNNLKDVSVEIPKRRLTVFTGVSGSGKSSLVFGTIAAESQRMINETYSAFVQGFMPTQARPDVDVLDGLTTAIIVDQERMGSDPRSTVGTATDANAMLRILFSRLGQPHIGSSQAFSFNVASISGAGAVTIEKGGTTTKERRSFSVTGGMCPRCEGRGSVTDFDLSALYDDSKSLNEGAMTIPGYSMDGWSGRIFRGCGFFDPDKPIRDFTKKELDALLYKEATKIKVDGINLTYLGLIPQIQKSFLAKDVEAMQPHIRAFVERAITFTACPDCDGTRLSALARSSKIKGISIADACRMQISDLAAWVRDLNEPSVAPLLGKLRHTLESFVEIGLGYLSLDRPSGTLSGGEAQRTKMIRHLGSALTDVTYVFDEPTIGLHPHDIQRMNELLLRLRDKGNTVLVVEHKPEAIAIGDRVIDLGPGAGTAGGEICFEGTVGELRSSDTLTGRHLDDRAQVKEKVRTPTGKLEIRGATRHNLRDVDVDVPLGVLVVVTGVAGSGKSSLIHGSIPASAGVVSVDQVPIRGSRRSNPATYTSMLEPIRKAFAKANGVKPALFSANSEGACPTCNGNGVIYTDLAMMAGVATPCEECEGKRFQAAVLEYKLGGKDISEVLGMSVTDAEVFFGAGDGKVPAAHAILKRLVDVGLGYLSLGQPLTTLSGGERQRLKLATHMADKGGVYVLDEPTTGLHLADVENLLGLLDRLVDAGKSVIVIEHHQAVMAHADWIIDLGPGAGHDGGKVVFEGTPADLIEDRSTLTGKHLAEYVGAVASV from the coding sequence ATGAGCACCGAAACGCACGTAGCGGACAGTCACGATCTGATCCGTGTGCAGGGCGCCCGGGTGAACAACCTCAAGGACGTGAGCGTCGAGATTCCGAAACGGCGCCTGACCGTTTTCACCGGTGTCTCCGGGTCGGGCAAGAGCTCGCTGGTGTTCGGCACGATCGCGGCCGAGTCACAGCGGATGATCAACGAGACGTACAGCGCGTTCGTGCAGGGCTTCATGCCGACGCAGGCCCGGCCGGACGTGGACGTGCTGGACGGGCTGACCACCGCGATCATCGTGGACCAGGAGCGGATGGGCTCCGACCCGCGCTCGACGGTCGGCACCGCCACCGACGCTAACGCGATGCTGCGGATCCTGTTCAGCAGGCTCGGGCAGCCGCACATCGGCTCGTCGCAGGCCTTCTCGTTCAACGTGGCGTCGATCTCCGGCGCCGGGGCGGTCACCATCGAGAAGGGCGGGACCACCACCAAGGAGCGGCGCAGCTTCAGCGTCACCGGCGGGATGTGCCCGCGCTGCGAGGGCCGGGGTTCGGTGACCGACTTCGACCTCTCCGCGCTCTACGACGACAGCAAGTCGCTCAACGAGGGCGCCATGACCATCCCCGGTTACAGCATGGACGGCTGGTCCGGCCGGATCTTCCGGGGCTGCGGGTTCTTCGACCCGGACAAGCCGATCCGCGACTTCACCAAGAAGGAACTCGACGCCCTCCTCTACAAGGAGGCCACGAAGATCAAGGTTGACGGGATCAACCTGACGTACCTCGGTCTGATCCCGCAGATCCAGAAATCGTTCCTGGCCAAGGACGTGGAGGCGATGCAGCCGCACATCCGGGCCTTCGTGGAGCGCGCGATCACGTTCACCGCCTGCCCGGACTGCGACGGCACGCGGCTGTCCGCGCTGGCCCGATCCTCCAAGATCAAGGGGATCAGCATCGCGGACGCCTGCCGGATGCAGATCAGCGATCTCGCCGCCTGGGTGCGTGACCTGAACGAGCCGTCCGTGGCGCCGCTGCTCGGCAAACTGCGGCACACCCTGGAGTCGTTCGTCGAAATCGGTCTCGGGTATCTCTCGCTCGACAGGCCGTCGGGCACCCTCTCCGGGGGCGAGGCACAACGTACCAAGATGATCCGTCATCTCGGCTCGGCGCTCACCGACGTCACCTACGTCTTCGACGAGCCCACGATCGGGCTGCACCCGCACGACATCCAGCGGATGAACGAGCTGCTCCTGCGGCTGCGCGACAAGGGCAACACGGTGCTCGTGGTCGAGCACAAGCCGGAGGCGATCGCGATCGGCGACCGGGTGATCGATCTCGGTCCGGGCGCCGGCACGGCCGGCGGCGAGATCTGCTTCGAGGGTACGGTCGGCGAACTGCGCTCGAGCGACACCCTGACCGGCCGTCACCTGGATGACAGGGCACAGGTCAAGGAGAAGGTCCGTACCCCGACCGGCAAGCTGGAGATCCGCGGCGCCACCCGCCACAACCTGCGGGACGTCGACGTCGACGTGCCGCTCGGCGTGCTCGTGGTGGTCACCGGGGTCGCTGGATCGGGCAAGAGCTCGCTGATCCACGGCTCGATCCCGGCGAGCGCCGGTGTCGTGTCGGTCGACCAGGTCCCTATCCGGGGATCGCGGCGCAGCAACCCGGCCACGTACACCAGCATGCTGGAACCGATCCGCAAAGCGTTCGCCAAGGCGAACGGCGTCAAGCCGGCGCTGTTCAGCGCGAACTCGGAGGGTGCCTGCCCGACCTGCAACGGCAACGGCGTGATCTACACGGATCTGGCGATGATGGCCGGGGTGGCGACCCCGTGCGAGGAGTGCGAGGGCAAGCGGTTCCAGGCCGCGGTGCTGGAGTACAAGCTCGGCGGCAAGGACATCAGCGAGGTGCTCGGCATGTCGGTGACCGATGCCGAGGTGTTCTTCGGCGCCGGCGACGGCAAGGTGCCGGCCGCGCACGCGATCCTCAAGCGGCTGGTCGACGTCGGCCTCGGCTATCTGAGCCTGGGCCAGCCGCTCACCACGCTCTCCGGCGGCGAGCGGCAGCGGCTCAAGCTGGCCACGCACATGGCCGACAAGGGCGGCGTCTACGTGCTCGACGAGCCGACCACCGGCCTGCACCTGGCCGACGTGGAGAACCTGCTCGGCCTCCTGGACCGGCTCGTCGACGCGGGCAAGTCGGTGATCGTCATCGAGCACCACCAGGCGGTCATGGCCCACGCCGACTGGATCATCGACCTGGGCCCGGGCGCCGGCCACGACGGCGGCAAGGTCGTCTTCGAGGGGACGCCCGCCGACCTGATCGAGGACCGGTCCACGCTGACCGGAAAGCACCTGGCGGAGTACGTCGGCGCGGTCGCTAGCGTCTGA
- a CDS encoding MarR family winged helix-turn-helix transcriptional regulator, with protein MTQPLGRSPRGYELGYLVLHAGRLVQNAVEEAAVEAGMPAMDLLALYILGEHEGLTGGALARLLHVQQSSITPLADRLEAAGLIERARDDSDRRRVWLCPTDKGGTMVRQTMAMARDAARHAFAPLSPGAAAALAALLGDVVEPWLAEVTGSPKSPLLK; from the coding sequence GTGACGCAGCCATTGGGTCGCTCGCCCCGCGGATACGAGCTCGGCTACCTGGTCCTGCACGCCGGGCGCCTGGTACAGAACGCGGTGGAGGAGGCCGCGGTCGAAGCCGGCATGCCGGCCATGGATCTGCTCGCGCTCTACATCCTCGGTGAGCACGAGGGGCTGACCGGCGGCGCGCTCGCCCGGCTGCTGCACGTCCAGCAGTCCTCGATCACCCCGCTCGCCGACCGGCTGGAGGCGGCCGGTCTGATCGAGCGGGCCCGCGACGACAGCGACCGGCGGCGGGTGTGGCTCTGCCCGACCGACAAGGGCGGGACGATGGTGCGGCAGACCATGGCGATGGCCCGGGACGCGGCCCGGCACGCGTTCGCCCCACTGAGCCCGGGCGCGGCGGCGGCGCTGGCCGCGCTGCTCGGCGACGTGGTCGAGCCGTGGCTGGCCGAGGTCACCGGCTCACCAAAGTCGCCCCTGCTCAAGTAA
- a CDS encoding universal stress protein: MGRNAEEVGAVPDQRIVVGYDGSPDARKAARWALDEATRTDAPVELLYAYEWPTYVPAAAMMPAAAVYPDADTDDAVGDMLGRAIATAADTHPGVRVRARVEHGTAAVALTQRGADAGLLVVGGPRHSGVRALLGSTAASVSTHARCPVVVVRGEPRATDPVLAGVDDSPTAATVLGFAFEQAAVRGVGVRAVHGWPVPDGGRDLLCERNLDAVAAERRRLQEIVDCWRRRFPAVPVTTEVLVGPPGEVLAEAAAGAQLVVAGARVRRALRMALRPSISRHLLHRARCSIALVQGSTPAG, from the coding sequence GTGGGTAGGAACGCCGAGGAGGTGGGCGCGGTGCCCGACCAGCGGATCGTGGTGGGTTACGACGGCTCACCGGACGCCCGCAAGGCCGCCCGGTGGGCACTGGACGAGGCGACGCGCACGGACGCGCCCGTCGAGCTGCTCTACGCGTACGAATGGCCCACCTATGTCCCCGCGGCGGCGATGATGCCCGCCGCTGCGGTCTACCCGGACGCGGACACCGACGACGCGGTCGGCGACATGCTGGGCCGCGCCATCGCGACGGCCGCCGACACCCACCCCGGGGTCCGCGTGCGGGCCCGGGTCGAGCACGGGACCGCCGCGGTGGCGCTCACCCAGCGCGGCGCCGACGCCGGCCTGCTGGTGGTCGGCGGCCCGCGGCACTCCGGCGTCCGCGCCCTGCTCGGCTCGACCGCCGCCTCGGTCAGCACACACGCCCGCTGCCCGGTCGTCGTGGTCCGCGGCGAACCACGGGCCACCGACCCGGTCCTGGCCGGCGTCGACGACTCCCCCACCGCGGCCACCGTGCTCGGCTTCGCGTTCGAGCAGGCCGCGGTCCGGGGCGTCGGGGTCCGCGCGGTGCACGGCTGGCCGGTGCCGGACGGCGGCCGCGACCTGCTCTGCGAACGCAACCTGGACGCGGTCGCCGCCGAGCGCCGCCGGCTCCAGGAGATCGTCGACTGCTGGCGGCGCCGTTTCCCGGCGGTCCCGGTCACCACCGAGGTGCTGGTCGGGCCGCCCGGCGAGGTCCTCGCGGAGGCCGCGGCCGGCGCTCAGCTCGTGGTGGCCGGCGCACGGGTGCGACGGGCGCTGCGGATGGCGCTGCGCCCGTCGATCAGCCGCCATCTGTTGCATCGCGCTCGGTGCAGCATCGCGCTGGTGCAGGGCTCTACCCCGGCAGGTTGA